One part of the Streptomyces lydicus genome encodes these proteins:
- a CDS encoding DUF4191 domain-containing protein has product MARKANSDGAAGAENSGRLKQIALTYKMTRRVDSKVGLVVAGVGIVVFGVLLAIGFVIGHPIYAGILGFVLAFLAMAIVFGRRAERAAFGQMEGQPGAAAAVLDNVGRGWTVTPAVAMNRSQDVVHRAVGKAGIVLVGEGNPNRLRGLLAAEKKRMARTVADAPVHDIVVGDGEGQVPLKRLRTTLLKLPRVLPGAQVTAVNDRLRALGDLMSNMPVPKGPMPKGMRMPKGGGKTR; this is encoded by the coding sequence ATGGCGAGGAAGGCAAACTCAGACGGCGCTGCCGGCGCTGAGAACTCCGGGCGACTGAAGCAGATCGCCCTGACCTACAAGATGACCCGTCGGGTCGACTCCAAGGTCGGTCTTGTCGTCGCTGGCGTAGGCATCGTCGTATTCGGCGTTCTCCTTGCCATCGGCTTCGTGATCGGCCACCCCATCTACGCGGGGATCCTGGGCTTCGTCCTGGCCTTCCTCGCGATGGCGATCGTCTTCGGACGGCGCGCCGAGCGAGCTGCCTTCGGGCAGATGGAGGGCCAGCCCGGTGCGGCGGCCGCCGTGCTGGACAACGTCGGGCGCGGCTGGACCGTGACCCCGGCGGTGGCCATGAACCGCAGCCAGGACGTGGTGCACCGCGCCGTCGGCAAGGCGGGCATCGTGCTGGTCGGCGAGGGCAACCCGAACCGTCTGCGCGGCCTGCTGGCCGCGGAGAAGAAGCGGATGGCGCGCACCGTCGCGGACGCCCCCGTCCACGACATCGTGGTGGGCGACGGCGAGGGCCAGGTGCCGCTGAAGCGGCTGCGCACGACCCTGCTGAAGCTGCCGCGGGTGCTGCCGGGCGCGCAGGTCACCGCGGTGAACGACCGGCTGCGTGCGCTGGGCGACCTGATGAGCAACATGCCGGTGCCGAAGGGGCCGATGCCGAAGGGCATGCGCATGCCCAAGGGCGGCGGCAAGACGCGCTGA
- a CDS encoding SCO2195 family GlnR-regulated protein produces MQAAPLRATPALSRPSVAGALRAVEAVLMRGGQRTARRNAWTSVLEDRRRAKDRYEAEYVLEAAATRRPQAT; encoded by the coding sequence ATGCAGGCCGCGCCGCTCCGCGCCACCCCCGCCCTCTCCCGTCCGTCCGTCGCCGGTGCCCTGCGCGCCGTCGAGGCCGTCCTGATGCGCGGCGGGCAGCGCACCGCCCGCCGCAACGCCTGGACATCGGTCCTGGAGGACCGCCGCCGCGCCAAGGACCGGTACGAGGCCGAGTACGTACTGGAGGCCGCGGCTACCCGCCGTCCCCAGGCCACGTAA
- the lipA gene encoding lipoyl synthase, giving the protein MSAVAPDGRKMLRLEVRNSQTPIERKPEWIKTRAKMGPEYNHLQSLVKSEGLHTVCQEAGCPNIFECWEDREATFLIGGEQCTRRCDFCQIDTGKPQELDRDEPRRVAESVQTMGLKYATITGVARDDLEDGGAWLYAETVRQIHATMPGTGVELLIPDFNAVPEQLAEVFSSRPEVLAHNVETVPRIFKRIRPGFRYERSLEVITKAREAGLVTKSNLILGMGEEREEISQALQDLYDAGCELITITQYLRPSVRHHPIERWVKPAEFVELKEEAEEIGYAGVMSGPLVRSSYRAGRLYQQAIERREVEASSQAV; this is encoded by the coding sequence GTGTCCGCAGTCGCACCCGACGGACGCAAGATGCTGCGCCTGGAGGTCCGGAACAGCCAGACCCCCATCGAGCGCAAGCCCGAGTGGATCAAGACCCGGGCGAAAATGGGTCCCGAGTACAACCATCTGCAGAGCCTGGTCAAGAGCGAGGGTCTGCACACGGTCTGCCAGGAGGCGGGCTGTCCCAACATCTTCGAATGCTGGGAGGACCGCGAGGCGACGTTCCTCATCGGCGGTGAGCAGTGCACCCGCCGCTGCGACTTCTGCCAGATCGACACCGGCAAGCCGCAGGAGCTGGACCGCGACGAGCCCCGCCGGGTCGCCGAGTCCGTGCAGACCATGGGCCTGAAGTACGCCACGATCACCGGCGTCGCACGCGACGACCTGGAGGACGGCGGCGCCTGGCTGTACGCCGAGACCGTCCGGCAGATCCACGCCACGATGCCGGGGACCGGCGTCGAGCTGCTGATCCCCGACTTCAACGCGGTGCCCGAGCAGCTGGCCGAGGTCTTCTCCTCCCGCCCCGAGGTGCTCGCGCACAACGTGGAGACGGTCCCGCGGATCTTCAAGCGGATCCGCCCCGGCTTCCGCTACGAGCGCTCGCTGGAGGTCATCACCAAGGCCCGCGAGGCCGGCCTGGTGACCAAGTCCAACCTCATCCTGGGCATGGGCGAGGAGCGCGAGGAGATCAGCCAGGCGCTGCAGGACCTGTACGACGCGGGCTGCGAGCTGATCACGATCACCCAGTACCTGCGCCCGTCGGTCCGCCACCACCCCATCGAGCGGTGGGTCAAGCCGGCCGAGTTCGTGGAGCTCAAGGAGGAGGCCGAGGAGATCGGCTACGCCGGCGTCATGTCCGGTCCGCTGGTCCGCTCCTCCTACCGCGCCGGCCGCCTTTACCAGCAGGCCATCGAGCGGCGCGAGGTCGAGGCGTCCAGTCAGGCGGTTTGA
- the lipB gene encoding lipoyl(octanoyl) transferase LipB — MHLGFGAEAVDYESAWQEQRRVHAARFADEVPDTCLLLEHLPVYTAGRRTTDDERPLDGTPVIDVDRGGKITWHGPGQLVGYPIQKLPRPVDVVAHVRRLEEALIGVCAEFGVEGTRVEGRSGVWVLGDPVEERAALGGLNLDFDPRMTDELFDPRLNGPEYAPSNAGQRREDRKLAAIGIRVAKGVTMHGFALNVNPDNTSFDKIVPCGIRDAGVASLAGELGREVTIAEVLPVVEKHLRAVLENAELLPRAV; from the coding sequence GTGCACCTGGGCTTCGGCGCCGAGGCCGTGGACTACGAGTCGGCCTGGCAGGAGCAGCGCCGGGTGCACGCCGCCCGGTTCGCCGACGAGGTGCCCGACACCTGTCTGCTGCTGGAGCACCTGCCCGTGTACACCGCGGGACGGCGCACGACCGACGACGAGCGCCCGCTGGACGGGACGCCGGTCATCGACGTCGACCGCGGCGGGAAGATCACCTGGCACGGGCCCGGCCAGCTGGTGGGCTACCCCATCCAGAAGCTGCCGCGCCCGGTTGACGTCGTCGCGCACGTCCGCCGCCTCGAAGAGGCGCTGATCGGTGTCTGCGCCGAGTTCGGCGTCGAGGGCACCCGGGTCGAGGGCCGCAGCGGTGTGTGGGTCCTGGGCGACCCGGTGGAGGAGCGGGCGGCCCTGGGCGGGCTGAACCTCGACTTCGACCCGCGGATGACGGACGAGCTGTTCGACCCGCGGCTGAACGGCCCCGAGTACGCCCCGTCCAACGCCGGCCAGCGCCGCGAGGACCGCAAGCTCGCCGCGATCGGCATCCGCGTCGCCAAGGGCGTCACGATGCACGGCTTCGCACTGAACGTGAACCCGGACAACACCTCGTTCGACAAGATCGTGCCCTGCGGCATCCGGGACGCGGGCGTCGCCTCGCTCGCCGGGGAGCTGGGCCGCGAGGTGACCATCGCCGAGGTGCTGCCGGTCGTCGAGAAGCACCTGCGGGCCGTCCTGGAGAACGCCGAGCTGCTGCCCCGGGCGGTCTGA